ATGATCTTTCGGCCGAGGAAGTGCGCGAGTACCGCGGCACCCTGACCGAGGCAGGCCGCAACTCACCGTACCGCGATCGTTCGATCGAGGAAAACCTGGACCTGTTCCAGCGCATGCGTGCGGGCGAGTTCGCCGATGGCAGCAAGACCCTGCGCGCGAAGCTCGACATGGCCTCGGGCAACATCAACCTGCGCGACCCCGCGCTGTACCGCGTCCGCAAGGTGCACCACCAGAACACCGGCGATGCGTGGTCGATCTACCCGATGTACGACTTCGCGCATTCGCTCTCCGATGCCGTCGAAGGCATCACGCATTCGTTGTGCACGCTGGAATTCGAAGACCACCGCCCGCTGTACGACTGGTGCGTGGACAAGGTGGACCTGGCCAACGACCCGCAGCTGTGGGAAACGCTGGTCGCCGCCGGCCTGCCCACCGTGCCGAGCAAGCCGCGCCAGATCGAATTCTCACGCGGCAACCTGAATTACACGGTGATGAGCAAGCGCAAGCTCATCACGCTCGTTTCCGAGAACCTGGTGGATGGCTGGGATGACCCGCGCATGCCCACGATCGCGGGCGTGCGCCGCCGCGGCTTCACCCCGGCCGGCATCCGCCTGTTCTGGGAGCGCATCGGCGTGAGCAAGCAGAACAGCACGATCGACATGAGCGTGCTGGAAGGCTGCGTGCGTGAGGATCTGGACGCGAAGGCGCCGCGCCGCCTCGCGGTGATCGATCCGGTGAAGCTGGTGATCACCAACCTGCCGGCGGACCACACCGAAACGCTCACCTTTTCGAACCACCCCAAGGATGAGAGCTTCGGTACGCGCAGCGTGCCGTTCGCGCCGGAGCTGTGGATCGAGCGCGAGGATTTCGCGGAAGTACCGCCGAAGGGCTTCCACCGCCTGAAGCCTGAAGGCGAAGTACGCCTGCGCGGCGTCGGTATCGTGCGTTGCGACGAGGTCGTGAAGAACGATGCCGGTGACGTCACGGAGTTGCGTTGCACGCTCGATCTGGAATCGCGCAGCGGCATGCCGGGCGCCGATCGCAAGGTGAAGGGAACCATTCACTGGGTCAGCGCGCGTGACGCCGTGCCTGCCGTCGTGCGCCTGTACGATCGCCTGTTCGACGTGAACGATCCGGACGACGACACCGACGGCAAGACCTACAAGGATCACCTGAATCCGGAGTCGCGTCGCGTCGTACACGGTTATGTCGAGCCTGCGGCCGCCGGTGCGGAGCGCGAGGATCGCGTGCAGTTCGAACGCCTTGGTTTCTTCGTGGCCGACATGCACGACCACACGCACGCTGCGCCGGTATTCAATCGCGTGGTGACCCTGCGTGACTCGTGGGCGAAGCAGGGCTGATGTTGTACGCACAGGTCCACCTCACCCTGCCCGCCTGGGTGCATGAGTTCGTCGATGCATCGAAGCCCTACGCGGGCGACGAGGCCAAGGTGAAGCTCGCGATCGATCTTTCGGCGCACAACGTCGACAGCGTGACGGGTGGCCCGTTTGGCGCGGCCGTGTTCGACGGCAACGATCGCATCGTGGCCGTGGGCGTCAATCGCGTAGTGCCGCACAGCTGTTCGGTGGCACACGCGGAAATGATGGCCTACATGCTCGCCCAGCAGCGCATGCAGCGCTTCCGGCTGAACGAGGACGGCGGCCAGTTCACCCTGGCCACCAGCTCCCAGCCGTGCTGCCAGTGCTATGGGGCCACCGTGTGGGCCGGC
Above is a genomic segment from Luteibacter aegosomatissinici containing:
- a CDS encoding nucleoside deaminase, with protein sequence MLYAQVHLTLPAWVHEFVDASKPYAGDEAKVKLAIDLSAHNVDSVTGGPFGAAVFDGNDRIVAVGVNRVVPHSCSVAHAEMMAYMLAQQRMQRFRLNEDGGQFTLATSSQPCCQCYGATVWAGVDTLLIGARASDVEELTPFDEGPLPADWVGELERRGIAVRRDILRDDARAVLRHYGEIGAAY
- a CDS encoding glutamine--tRNA ligase/YqeY domain fusion protein — encoded protein: MSTETPVLQQHFIRQIVRDDLASGKHTVIHTRFPPEPNGYLHLGHAKSICLNFGLAGEFAGTCNLRFDDTNPSKEDVEYVEAIQRDVKWLGFEWAELRHASDYFEVFYRSALKLIRLGLAYVDDLSAEEVREYRGTLTEAGRNSPYRDRSIEENLDLFQRMRAGEFADGSKTLRAKLDMASGNINLRDPALYRVRKVHHQNTGDAWSIYPMYDFAHSLSDAVEGITHSLCTLEFEDHRPLYDWCVDKVDLANDPQLWETLVAAGLPTVPSKPRQIEFSRGNLNYTVMSKRKLITLVSENLVDGWDDPRMPTIAGVRRRGFTPAGIRLFWERIGVSKQNSTIDMSVLEGCVREDLDAKAPRRLAVIDPVKLVITNLPADHTETLTFSNHPKDESFGTRSVPFAPELWIEREDFAEVPPKGFHRLKPEGEVRLRGVGIVRCDEVVKNDAGDVTELRCTLDLESRSGMPGADRKVKGTIHWVSARDAVPAVVRLYDRLFDVNDPDDDTDGKTYKDHLNPESRRVVHGYVEPAAAGAEREDRVQFERLGFFVADMHDHTHAAPVFNRVVTLRDSWAKQG